One window of the Nocardia huaxiensis genome contains the following:
- a CDS encoding nuclear transport factor 2 family protein, which translates to MHPFRAAVEARDEAAIEALLADNVVFTSPVAFQPYPGKAITAAILRGVLRVFEDFRYVREIADAGGRDHAFVFEATVDGKQITGCDFLHFDADGKIDDFMVMVRPLSAAQALAARMGEQFDRIKAEATAQLERAATHP; encoded by the coding sequence ATGCATCCCTTCCGAGCGGCCGTGGAGGCCCGCGACGAGGCGGCGATCGAGGCGCTGCTGGCCGACAATGTGGTGTTCACCAGCCCGGTGGCGTTCCAGCCGTACCCGGGCAAGGCGATCACCGCGGCCATCCTGCGCGGCGTGCTGCGCGTCTTCGAGGACTTCCGTTACGTGCGGGAGATCGCCGACGCGGGCGGGCGTGACCACGCGTTCGTATTCGAGGCGACCGTGGACGGCAAACAGATCACCGGCTGCGACTTCCTGCATTTCGACGCCGACGGCAAGATCGACGACTTCATGGTCATGGTGCGCCCGCTGTCGGCGGCCCAGGCGCTGGCCGCGCGCATGGGGGAGCAGTTCGACCGGATCAAGGCCGAGGCCACCGCGCAACTCGAGCGCGCGGCGACACATCCGTGA